One segment of Streptomyces sp. NBC_01463 DNA contains the following:
- a CDS encoding alpha-2,8-polysialyltransferase family protein, with amino-acid sequence MPGSTYTAPVGRSTTQIFSACTQYAVATLVAALRAGQFGPRSEHRRILVVSDTSPSPELGTPLHRRPGFEQLASEFDTVRSWNDFIRPFHPAGWSPREQDASLWERAVRQAWDLGDEPVEIACESIQANPAQALTTVFGDSPVHIYADGLMSYGPTRSKLDQLVGTRIRRLLHLDLVPGLRPLLLTEFGVEPEIVPTDVFLKVLGELPGPADLPDDDGGPGPALLLGQYLSTLGILTPQQEEDLHARMLRGSVALGHRRVVFKPHPSAPAHWARALELEAERLGAELTVLDSPVLAETLFDTMRPALVVGCFSTALLTAASFYGLPVARVGTGPLLEQLTPYQNSNRVPLTIVDALLPDLEDPAAVTGWSLPSAEEVRGEPTGLLAAVGYAMQPQIQAALRPDAERYLSRHHDSLWRYFKRRRLTALGLPGAIPAQLAFIPRNATVRRLARKARTLKRAAAG; translated from the coding sequence ATGCCCGGCAGCACGTACACCGCGCCGGTCGGCCGGTCCACCACCCAGATCTTCTCCGCGTGCACGCAGTACGCGGTCGCCACCCTGGTCGCGGCCCTGCGCGCGGGCCAGTTCGGTCCGCGCTCCGAGCACCGGCGCATCCTCGTCGTGAGCGACACCTCGCCCTCCCCCGAGCTGGGGACCCCACTGCACCGGCGGCCCGGATTCGAGCAGTTGGCGTCCGAGTTCGACACGGTGCGGTCCTGGAACGACTTCATCCGGCCGTTCCACCCCGCCGGCTGGTCGCCCCGGGAGCAGGACGCCTCGCTCTGGGAGCGGGCCGTGCGGCAGGCCTGGGACCTCGGCGACGAACCGGTCGAGATCGCCTGCGAGTCCATCCAGGCCAACCCCGCCCAGGCCCTCACCACGGTCTTCGGCGACAGCCCGGTGCACATCTACGCCGACGGGCTGATGAGTTACGGACCGACCCGCAGCAAGCTCGACCAGCTGGTCGGCACCCGCATCCGCCGGCTGCTCCACCTGGACCTGGTACCGGGCCTGCGGCCGCTGCTGCTCACCGAGTTCGGCGTGGAGCCGGAGATCGTGCCGACGGACGTCTTCCTGAAGGTGCTGGGCGAACTCCCGGGGCCGGCGGACCTGCCCGACGACGACGGGGGCCCCGGACCGGCGCTGCTGCTCGGCCAGTACCTCTCCACGCTGGGCATCCTCACGCCCCAGCAGGAGGAGGACCTGCACGCGCGGATGCTGCGCGGGTCCGTCGCCCTCGGCCACCGCCGGGTCGTCTTCAAGCCGCACCCCAGCGCGCCGGCCCACTGGGCGCGGGCGCTGGAGCTGGAGGCGGAGCGGCTCGGCGCCGAACTCACCGTGCTCGACAGCCCGGTCCTGGCCGAGACACTGTTCGACACCATGCGTCCCGCGCTGGTCGTCGGCTGCTTCTCCACCGCGCTGCTGACCGCCGCCTCGTTCTACGGGCTCCCGGTCGCCCGCGTCGGCACCGGCCCGCTGCTGGAGCAGCTCACCCCGTACCAGAACAGCAACCGCGTCCCCCTGACGATCGTCGACGCGCTGCTGCCCGACCTGGAGGACCCGGCCGCGGTCACCGGCTGGTCGCTGCCGTCCGCCGAGGAGGTCCGGGGCGAGCCCACGGGTCTCCTCGCCGCGGTCGGGTACGCCATGCAGCCGCAGATCCAGGCCGCGCTGCGCCCCGACGCCGAGCGCTACCTCAGCCGGCACCACGACAGCCTCTGGCGCTACTTCAAACGGCGCCGGCTGACCGCACTGGGCCTGCCCGGCGCCATCCCCGCACAGCTCGCGTTCATCCCGCGCAACGCGACGGTCCGCCGGCTCGCCCGCAAGGCCCGCACCCTGAAGCGGGCCGCGGCGGGCTGA
- a CDS encoding acylneuraminate cytidylyltransferase: MTQPTKQPTVLAVIPARGGSKGVPAKNLAQVGGVPLVVRAVRACLASGEVTDVVVTTDAPAVAQAARAAGESLGESARVHCVQRPEAIAGDTATSEAAVLHALDTYEAEHGRSVDVVLLVQCTSPFVAREDIDGVAAAVAREGADTAVTVAPFHGFLWRDGSAVEDHNYGVNHDKAVRPRRQDRPEDLLETGAAYAMDAAGFRTHRHRFFGHTALVRTDPARVLEIDDPHDLARARALAPLLDPAPLPTREDIDAVVLDFDGTQTDDRVLIDSDGRETVAVHRGDGLGIAALRKAGVPLLILSTEQNPVVAARAHKLRVPVLHGIDRKDLALKQWCDEQSIAPERVLYVGNDVNDLPCFALAGWPVAVASAHDSVRAAARAVTKTPGGFGAVREIAAWLLGPTLTTPTLTTPAK; this comes from the coding sequence ATGACGCAGCCCACCAAGCAGCCCACCGTGCTCGCCGTGATCCCCGCCCGCGGCGGATCCAAGGGCGTCCCCGCCAAGAACCTCGCCCAGGTCGGCGGTGTCCCGCTCGTCGTCCGCGCGGTCCGCGCCTGCCTCGCGTCGGGCGAGGTGACGGACGTCGTCGTGACGACCGACGCCCCGGCCGTCGCGCAGGCGGCCCGCGCCGCCGGCGAGAGCCTCGGCGAATCGGCCCGGGTGCACTGCGTCCAGCGCCCCGAGGCCATCGCCGGCGACACCGCGACCAGCGAGGCCGCCGTCCTGCACGCGCTGGACACGTACGAGGCCGAGCACGGCCGGAGCGTGGACGTCGTCCTGCTCGTCCAGTGCACCAGCCCCTTCGTCGCCCGCGAGGACATCGACGGCGTCGCCGCCGCGGTCGCCCGCGAAGGCGCCGACACGGCCGTCACCGTCGCCCCGTTCCACGGCTTCCTGTGGCGCGACGGCAGCGCGGTCGAGGACCACAACTACGGCGTCAACCACGACAAGGCCGTCCGCCCGCGCCGCCAGGACCGTCCCGAGGACCTCCTCGAAACGGGCGCCGCCTACGCGATGGACGCGGCGGGCTTCCGCACCCACCGCCACCGCTTCTTCGGCCACACCGCCCTGGTGCGCACCGACCCGGCCCGCGTCCTGGAGATCGACGACCCGCACGACCTGGCCCGCGCCCGCGCCCTGGCCCCGCTCCTGGACCCGGCACCGCTGCCCACCCGCGAGGACATCGACGCCGTCGTCCTCGACTTCGACGGCACCCAGACCGACGACCGCGTCCTCATCGACTCCGACGGACGCGAGACCGTCGCCGTCCACCGCGGCGACGGGCTCGGCATCGCCGCCCTGCGCAAGGCGGGCGTCCCCCTCCTGATCCTCTCCACGGAACAGAACCCGGTCGTCGCCGCCCGCGCCCACAAGCTCCGCGTCCCCGTCCTGCACGGCATCGACCGCAAGGACCTCGCGCTCAAGCAGTGGTGCGACGAGCAGTCCATCGCCCCCGAACGCGTCCTGTACGTCGGCAACGACGTCAACGACCTCCCCTGCTTCGCACTCGCCGGCTGGCCCGTCGCCGTCGCGAGCGCGCACGACTCGGTACGCGCCGCCGCGCGCGCCGTGACGAAAACCCCCGGCGGCTTCGGCGCCGTCCGCGAGATCGCGGCCTGGCTGCTGGGCCCCACCCTCACCACTCCCACCCTCACCACCCCCGCCAAGTAA
- a CDS encoding N-acetylneuraminate synthase family protein, which produces MSTSRLRTLGDRTAGPGHPVYVTGEIGINHNGDLDNALKLIDVAAEAGCDAVKFQKRTPEICTPRDQWDIERDTPWGRMTYIDYRHRVEFGETEYRAISEHCAERGIDWFASPWDTEAVAFLEKFDVPAHKVASASLTDDELLRSLRATGRTVILSTGMSTPRQIRHAVEVLGSDNILLCHATSTYPAKAEELNLRVINTLQQEYPNVPIGYSGHETGLQTTLAAVALGAAFVERHITLDRAMWGSDQAASVEPQGLTRLVRDIRTIEASLGDGVKKVYESELGPMKKLRRVPGVVAESGETAQAAEPVAV; this is translated from the coding sequence ATGAGCACCTCCCGACTGCGCACACTCGGCGACCGCACCGCGGGCCCCGGCCACCCCGTCTACGTCACCGGCGAGATCGGCATCAACCACAACGGCGACCTCGACAACGCCCTCAAGCTGATCGACGTGGCCGCCGAAGCCGGCTGCGACGCCGTCAAGTTCCAGAAGCGCACCCCCGAGATCTGCACCCCGCGCGACCAGTGGGACATCGAGCGCGACACCCCCTGGGGCCGGATGACGTACATCGACTACCGCCACCGCGTCGAGTTCGGCGAGACCGAGTACCGCGCCATCTCCGAGCACTGCGCCGAGCGCGGCATCGACTGGTTCGCCTCCCCGTGGGACACCGAGGCCGTCGCCTTCCTGGAGAAGTTCGACGTCCCCGCCCACAAGGTCGCCTCCGCGTCCCTCACCGACGACGAGCTGCTGCGCTCGCTGCGCGCCACCGGCCGCACGGTGATCCTCTCCACCGGCATGTCGACCCCGCGCCAGATCCGCCACGCGGTCGAGGTCCTCGGCTCGGACAACATCCTGCTCTGCCACGCCACGTCGACGTACCCGGCGAAGGCCGAGGAGCTGAACCTGCGCGTCATCAACACCCTCCAGCAGGAGTACCCCAACGTCCCGATCGGCTACAGCGGCCACGAGACGGGCCTGCAGACCACCCTCGCGGCCGTCGCGCTCGGCGCCGCGTTCGTCGAGCGCCACATCACCCTCGACCGCGCCATGTGGGGCTCCGACCAGGCCGCGTCCGTCGAGCCGCAGGGCCTGACCCGCCTGGTCCGCGACATCCGCACCATCGAGGCGTCCCTCGGCGACGGCGTCAAGAAGGTGTACGAGTCGGAGCTCGGCCCGATGAAGAAGCTCCGCCGGGTCCCGGGCGTCGTGGCGGAGAGCGGCGAGACGGCCCAGGCCGCCGAGCCGGTCGCGGTCTGA
- a CDS encoding amidohydrolase codes for MNHSTSRVCEAQPLTEKALPGTLPEALRAELIAFRRDLHMHPELGNQEFRTTAAIKARLELAGLVPRVLASGTGLMCDVGTRDGSTPPMLALRADIDALPIPDTKAGVPYRSTVPDRAHACGHDVHTTTVLGAGLVLAELDRQGLLPSPVRLIFQPAEEVLPGGAPDAIESGVLEGVGRIIGVHCDPKVDVGRIGLRAGAITSACDRLEVSLDGPGGHTARPHLTTDLVTAAAKVVTEVPALLARRADARAGLALTWGRLETGHACNVIPQHAELSGTVRCLDLTAWREAPDLVHAAIDEVAGMHRAKTVINYIRGVPPVVNDAAAIDLLAGAMSARRGSYAIEDTEQSLGGEDFSWYLEHVPGAMARLGVRTPGDTRGLDLHRGNFDADEEAIAVGVELFTASALLHGNHP; via the coding sequence GTGAACCACTCGACGTCCCGCGTTTGCGAAGCCCAGCCGCTCACGGAGAAGGCCCTGCCCGGCACGCTGCCCGAAGCGCTGCGCGCCGAGCTGATCGCCTTCCGTCGTGATCTGCACATGCACCCCGAGCTCGGCAACCAGGAGTTCCGCACCACCGCGGCCATCAAGGCCCGGCTGGAGCTGGCCGGGCTCGTGCCGCGGGTGCTCGCCTCCGGGACGGGGCTCATGTGTGACGTCGGGACGCGGGACGGGTCGACGCCGCCGATGCTCGCGCTGCGGGCCGACATCGACGCGCTGCCGATCCCGGACACCAAGGCGGGCGTCCCGTACCGCTCCACCGTCCCCGACCGGGCGCACGCCTGCGGGCACGACGTCCACACCACCACCGTCCTCGGCGCCGGCCTCGTGCTCGCCGAGCTCGACCGGCAGGGACTGCTGCCCAGTCCGGTGCGGCTGATCTTCCAGCCGGCCGAGGAGGTGCTGCCCGGCGGGGCGCCCGACGCGATCGAGTCCGGGGTGCTGGAAGGTGTCGGGCGGATCATCGGGGTGCACTGCGACCCGAAGGTCGACGTGGGGCGGATCGGGCTGCGGGCCGGGGCGATCACCTCCGCCTGCGACCGGCTGGAGGTGTCCCTGGACGGGCCCGGCGGCCACACCGCCCGCCCGCACCTGACCACGGACCTGGTCACCGCCGCCGCGAAGGTGGTCACCGAGGTCCCCGCGCTGCTGGCCCGCCGGGCCGACGCACGGGCCGGGCTCGCGCTGACCTGGGGGCGGCTGGAGACCGGGCACGCCTGCAACGTCATCCCGCAACACGCCGAACTGTCGGGCACGGTTCGCTGCCTGGACCTGACGGCGTGGCGCGAGGCGCCGGACCTGGTGCACGCCGCGATCGACGAGGTGGCCGGGATGCACCGCGCCAAGACGGTGATCAACTACATCCGGGGTGTCCCGCCGGTGGTGAACGACGCGGCCGCGATCGATCTGCTGGCCGGCGCGATGTCCGCCCGCCGCGGATCGTATGCGATCGAGGACACCGAACAGAGCCTGGGAGGGGAGGACTTCTCCTGGTATCTGGAGCACGTGCCGGGCGCGATGGCGCGGCTCGGGGTGCGGACGCCCGGCGACACGCGCGGGCTGGACCTGCACCGGGGCAACTTCGACGCGGACGAGGAGGCGATCGCCGTAGGGGTGGAGCTGTTCACCGCTTCCGCTCTGCTTCACGGCAACCATCCGTAA
- a CDS encoding glycosyltransferase — protein sequence MVKLSVIVPFYNVRAYAPDTLRSLRANARDDFEFILVDDCSTDGTLEILRRAELEIPGAVLVGHERNGGLATARNTGIDAARGEYLTFLDGDDWVVPGHYERLLAAITGLGCDFVRTDHVQFTDRVRTVHRVPHGLRDTVLNPRDVILPSDRSTPVDYAYAWAGAYHRRLADSGVLRFRDGLRTAEDRPWIWRLHREAESFAVVGLPGVFYRRGVASSLTQIGDVRQLDFIRAFDQVLEETARDPEADRLLPKAVRTYCAVMAHHLESIERFEPAVARKLRSMSAASLRRMPQEILADTLNSLGDRRAGQLRRVRRRSVSREVAA from the coding sequence GTGGTTAAGCTCTCCGTCATCGTGCCGTTCTACAACGTACGGGCCTATGCCCCCGATACCTTGCGAAGTCTGCGGGCCAATGCCCGTGATGATTTCGAATTCATCCTCGTCGACGACTGTTCGACCGACGGGACCCTGGAGATCCTCCGGCGCGCCGAGCTCGAGATCCCGGGTGCCGTCCTGGTCGGACACGAGAGGAACGGGGGCCTGGCCACCGCACGCAACACTGGTATCGACGCGGCGCGCGGCGAGTACCTCACCTTCCTCGACGGCGACGACTGGGTCGTGCCCGGCCACTACGAGCGGCTGCTGGCCGCCATCACGGGGCTGGGATGCGACTTCGTCCGTACGGACCACGTGCAGTTCACGGACCGGGTGCGCACCGTGCACCGGGTCCCGCACGGTCTGCGCGACACCGTCCTGAACCCGCGCGACGTGATCCTGCCGTCCGACCGGTCGACGCCCGTCGACTACGCGTACGCCTGGGCCGGGGCCTATCACCGGCGGCTCGCGGACTCGGGGGTGCTGCGGTTCCGGGACGGGCTGCGCACCGCGGAGGACCGGCCCTGGATCTGGCGGCTGCACCGTGAGGCGGAATCGTTCGCGGTGGTCGGCCTGCCGGGCGTCTTCTACCGGCGCGGGGTGGCGTCCTCGCTCACCCAGATCGGAGATGTGCGCCAGCTGGACTTCATCCGGGCATTCGACCAGGTCCTGGAGGAAACGGCCCGGGATCCGGAGGCGGACCGGCTGCTGCCCAAGGCGGTGCGCACCTATTGCGCGGTCATGGCGCACCACTTGGAATCCATCGAAAGGTTCGAACCAGCAGTGGCCCGGAAATTGCGCTCCATGAGCGCGGCTTCCCTGCGGCGCATGCCGCAGGAAATTCTCGCCGATACGCTGAATTCGCTGGGCGACCGCCGCGCGGGCCAGCTGCGGCGGGTCCGCCGCCGTTCCGTCTCCCGGGAGGTCGCGGCCTGA